A single region of the Malus sylvestris chromosome 8, drMalSylv7.2, whole genome shotgun sequence genome encodes:
- the LOC126633547 gene encoding uncharacterized protein LOC126633547, whose product MVKAVVGEETQLKLAEDRLEQSSTPVQVGLLVGKLSSSLDRGFVFDLVPTPPNDAGAPACSVVEPARDDKRKGSKPKSQPSDSSSLSIDKDWVAEHARQVSRMLVGGMKVVGMYIWASDSAFKNSNVMLCQTVMGVAKAAPLTESDWDERLLIHICYSPRRWTCRNCAVASNITSSSLRPCDFKMGRVLNSLQRFRCMYNFDMRLPIFHKNSSNLQTFTEALRHGISVHGKDLKSAKAMIDGNLVVNNDLCTSDGLHEVELLLPFMKDTEACSQKDTAGILDFSGSVCSFAYLNPKEPISQAVADIKDDIITSLQSRLDIICDEADGEAVTTETSGQQAKDGADTQEARDGISSETPASHIVLQSFRKTCSLSLPRRVLVPWLAGTFVCDYLQPSETFEVLKDRCVELLSMEAPTDNATILEPEIDAPSAVTKSFWDVAVPLPSASNSRSEKSGLNKLRGESGQKSSQSSNVNIMAAVIFLLLSITVGYILVFVKRS is encoded by the exons ATGGTGAAAGCCGTCGTCGGAGAGGAAACCCAGCTCAAATTAGCCGAGGATCGCCTCGAGCAATCCTCCACCCCCGTGcag GTGGGGCTCCTCGTAGGCAAACTCAGCTCGTCTCTAGACCGAGGTTTCGTCTTCGATTTGGTCCCAACGCCACCGAACGACGCCGGAGCGCCTGCTTGCTCCGTCGTGGAGCCCGCCAGGGACGACAAGAGAAAGGGGTCTAAACCCAAATCTCAGCCCTCCGATTCCTCCTCACTCTCCATTGACAAGGACTGGGTCGCCGAACATGCCCGTCAG GTGTCTAGAATGTTAGTGGGTGGCATGAAGGTGGTTGGCATGTACATTTGGGCTAGCGATAGCGCTTTTAAGAATTCGAACGTCATGCTTTGCCAG ACTGTAATGGGAGTTGCCAAAGCAGCACCCCTCACAGAGAGTGATTGGGATGAGAGACTGCTCATTCACATTTGTTATAGTCCAAGGAG GTGGACATGTCGAAATTGTGCAGTAGCTTCAAATATTACGTCAAGCAGCCTAAGACCTTGTGACTTCAAAATGGGAAGGGTCCTAAATTCCCTTCAAAGATTTAGGTGCATGTACAACTTTGATATGAG ATTGCCCATATTTCACAAGAATTCATCAAATCTCCAAACTTTTACTGAAGCTCTACGTCATGGTATTTCAGTTCATGGGAAAGATTTAAAAAGTGCAAAAGCCATGATTGACGGAAATTTG GTTGTTAACAATGATCTATGCACATCAGATGGTCTGCATGAAGTTGAGTTGCTTCTACCTTTTATGAAAGATACTGAAG CCTGCAGCCAAAAAGATACTGCTGGTATTCTTGATTTTAGCGGTTCGGTGTGTTCCTTTGCATACTTAAATCCTAAAGAACCAATTTCACAAGCTGTTGCTGATATAAAG GATGACATTATCACGAGTCTGCAGAGTAGACTAGATATTATCTGTGATGAAGCAGATGGCGAGGCAGTTACAACTGAAACTAGCGGCCAGCAAGCAAAAGATGGTGCTGATACTCAGGAAGCAAGAGATGGGATATCCAGTGAAACACCTGCTTCTCATATTGTTCTTCAATCATTCAG AAAAACATGCAGTCTTTCACTTCCCCGAAGAGTCCTTGTTCCTTGGTTAGCGGGTACATTTGTGTGTGACTACCTACAACCATCTGAGACTTTTGAG GTTCTGAAAGATCGATGTGTCGAATTGCTGTCTATGGAAGCTCCAACAGATAACGCAACAATCTTGGAACCAGAAATAGATGCCCCATCTGCAGTGACCAAATCTTTTTGGGATGTGGCGGTGCCACTTCCCTCGGCATCTAACTCCCGTTCAGAGAAGAGCGGACTTAACAAATTGAGGGGAGAAAGTGGCCAAAAATCTTCACAGTCGTCTAATGTCAACATCATGGCTGCTGTTatattccttcttctctctATAACTGTAGGATACATTCTCGTATTCGTCAAGAGATCATAG